In uncultured Bacteroides sp., one genomic interval encodes:
- a CDS encoding two-component regulator propeller domain-containing protein yields MNAIKLFLIIALIGVNSIDISGENSYTFYHLTTEDGLSNNSVKAILRDSHGFLWIGTEFGLNRYDGYGFKTFLAQPNIPNTMTANNVLGLQEDGLKNIWIDFGDSYAVYNSEKDNFITDINPILEKLSVKTNGNRKIYVDKRKNLFVITPKQIYFYNVAAKKLNIYKSPKFNFSNIEVSDDLGNLYIVDSKDFCWQMEKKSGKFNIIALPTASDFNYQNKRTKIFADSGGGLWLYSGKEEYVNFRQTNSSQWQKIYLNSSIKSQNNIFSIVEGDNGQIWIATDHKGLFLYDKSTSSLINITSNSLSPTSIASNYVASILVDNTGTLWVGYIKNGISFFNESFQNFINVQNDKCRNISRIVELRNGNILLGTDGDGVYVKNYKTNAVIKLPIPNTAITALFEDNKGHIWIGTYQYGLYCFYHNKLKHFTTTNSNLSSDNIWGIIEDKYENLWIGTLDGKIHKYNINDNTNYFETPFKDTRSVSGMFYDGDKTIYAATGYGLTIIDIEKNTNQVFLGNKKGNQQLNQLQISIVYKDRRNHLWIGTNAGLTIWDLKKDSLSYFDISDGLSGNIIRGIAEDNSHNIWVTTSKGLSVIMLDNNNRIRICRNFSIRDGIKNDYFNNNAICKLKNGNILAGTTDGYTIINPLKVAVRKEPSARIYLTKLIVANTVINVDSVYNGHVILNKSIESMSELNLKYNDRLVTLEFTTVDLINANKVKYRYKIDGFTNQWVTTIRNEIVITSLPTGKYRLLIEACNSEGIWNNEAKVLLINVAPPFYYSSWAVMLYILVALAIVLFLIYRGQRRHQMKLEQQINEMKLRFFTNISHDLRTPLTLIITPLQTLLKDITDDSLKKKLEVMFKNAQQLLSLINSLLDFRKLDVGAEVLHLKPGNIVDLVREIYSLFAVYATERKINFILNNSHENLWVEYDQDKMYKSIVNLLSNAFKYTPNGGIIKLNLFIVETDVCISVSDNGIGISNEDKELVFNRFYQTSNNSRKTGSGIGLHIVSEYIKLHKGSIDITDNKPSGCIFTLRFPLIETTAVKVTSEDEYVEEYQDPQHEEIYPQMPVLLFVDDNQDLCEFIHDNLMNDYSVLIANDGQEALAFLTQNDVNIVVSDIMMPVMDGIELCRQIKTNIEWSHIPVILLTAKTADEHKIEGLEIGADDYVTKPFNLDILKLRILKFFEWSLKSHKTFNQKLEVKPSEITISSLDEKLIEKAIQTVETNIGDPDFSVEVLCEVLGLSHSHLYRKLIAITGKSPLEFIKLVRLKRGKQLLEKSQLQISQIAFQVGFNSPKRFAKQFREEFGMSPSEYVRTLKQDEIE; encoded by the coding sequence ATGAATGCAATAAAGTTGTTTTTAATTATCGCCTTGATAGGTGTAAATTCGATAGATATTTCAGGAGAAAATTCCTACACATTCTATCATTTAACAACAGAAGATGGACTTTCAAATAATTCGGTAAAGGCAATATTAAGGGATAGTCATGGCTTTTTATGGATAGGCACTGAATTTGGTTTAAACAGATACGATGGGTATGGTTTTAAAACATTTTTAGCCCAACCTAATATACCAAATACAATGACTGCTAACAATGTATTAGGATTGCAGGAGGATGGGCTTAAAAATATTTGGATTGATTTTGGAGATAGTTATGCAGTCTATAACAGTGAAAAGGATAATTTTATTACTGATATAAATCCAATCCTCGAAAAATTAAGTGTTAAAACGAATGGCAATCGCAAAATATATGTTGATAAGAGAAAGAATTTATTTGTTATAACTCCTAAGCAAATCTATTTCTACAATGTAGCTGCTAAAAAGCTGAATATTTACAAGTCCCCCAAATTTAATTTTTCCAATATTGAAGTCAGTGACGATTTAGGTAATTTGTACATAGTCGATTCCAAGGATTTTTGCTGGCAAATGGAAAAGAAATCCGGCAAGTTTAACATAATAGCTTTGCCAACAGCGAGTGATTTTAATTATCAGAATAAGCGCACTAAAATCTTTGCTGATTCAGGTGGAGGTTTGTGGTTATATTCCGGCAAGGAAGAATATGTAAATTTTAGACAGACCAATTCTTCTCAATGGCAAAAAATCTATTTAAATTCCTCAATAAAATCACAGAATAACATATTTTCAATTGTAGAAGGGGATAATGGTCAGATTTGGATTGCTACAGATCATAAGGGATTGTTTCTATATGACAAGTCGACAAGCTCATTGATAAATATTACTTCAAACTCACTAAGTCCAACTTCAATCGCATCAAATTATGTAGCTAGTATTTTAGTTGATAATACTGGAACATTATGGGTTGGATATATTAAAAATGGAATTTCTTTTTTCAATGAAAGCTTTCAGAATTTCATTAATGTGCAAAACGATAAATGTCGGAATATCAGTCGGATTGTTGAACTTCGTAATGGAAATATACTTTTGGGGACCGATGGAGATGGAGTATATGTAAAAAATTATAAAACTAATGCTGTAATTAAATTACCAATTCCTAATACGGCGATAACTGCATTGTTTGAAGATAATAAGGGACATATATGGATAGGCACGTATCAATATGGTTTATATTGCTTCTATCACAATAAATTGAAGCATTTTACGACAACTAACAGTAACCTGTCTTCAGATAATATCTGGGGTATTATTGAGGATAAATATGAAAATTTATGGATTGGAACTTTAGATGGAAAAATACATAAATATAATATCAATGATAATACAAATTATTTTGAAACTCCATTTAAAGATACGAGATCTGTTTCAGGTATGTTTTATGATGGAGATAAAACTATTTATGCAGCCACTGGTTACGGACTTACCATAATTGATATTGAGAAAAATACAAATCAGGTATTTTTAGGAAATAAAAAAGGGAATCAACAACTTAACCAACTACAAATTAGTATTGTATATAAAGATCGCAGAAATCATTTGTGGATTGGTACGAATGCAGGACTTACAATCTGGGATTTGAAAAAAGACTCTTTGTCTTATTTTGATATTTCAGATGGGTTGAGTGGTAATATCATTAGAGGAATTGCGGAGGACAATTCACATAATATATGGGTAACTACCAGTAAAGGGCTGTCTGTTATCATGTTGGATAATAACAATAGAATAAGAATTTGTAGAAATTTTTCGATTAGAGATGGTATTAAAAATGATTATTTCAATAATAATGCGATTTGCAAATTAAAAAATGGTAATATATTGGCTGGAACAACCGACGGGTATACTATCATTAATCCCCTAAAAGTGGCAGTAAGAAAAGAACCGTCGGCAAGGATATATTTAACTAAATTGATTGTTGCTAACACGGTAATAAATGTGGATTCTGTTTACAATGGTCACGTAATTTTAAATAAATCCATCGAGTCGATGTCTGAACTTAATCTGAAATATAATGATAGATTGGTGACATTGGAATTTACAACAGTAGATTTGATAAATGCTAACAAAGTTAAATACAGATACAAAATTGATGGATTTACCAATCAATGGGTAACAACCATAAGGAATGAAATTGTAATAACATCCTTACCTACAGGAAAGTATAGATTGCTGATAGAAGCTTGTAATAGTGAAGGTATTTGGAATAATGAAGCAAAAGTGTTGTTAATAAACGTTGCACCTCCTTTTTATTACTCTTCTTGGGCTGTTATGCTTTACATATTAGTTGCTTTGGCAATTGTTCTGTTTCTAATTTATAGAGGACAACGAAGACACCAAATGAAACTTGAACAACAAATCAATGAAATGAAATTGAGGTTTTTTACAAACATTAGTCATGACCTGCGTACTCCTCTAACACTTATCATAACCCCTTTGCAAACATTGTTAAAAGATATAACAGATGATAGTTTGAAGAAGAAACTTGAAGTAATGTTCAAAAATGCACAACAACTTTTGTCATTAATAAACTCATTACTTGATTTTCGGAAACTGGATGTGGGTGCTGAAGTACTGCATTTAAAACCCGGGAATATTGTTGATTTGGTTAGAGAGATTTATTCTTTATTTGCTGTTTATGCCACAGAGCGAAAAATTAATTTTATATTGAACAATAGTCATGAAAACTTATGGGTGGAGTACGACCAGGATAAAATGTATAAGTCAATTGTGAATTTGTTGTCAAACGCATTTAAATACACTCCCAATGGTGGAATTATTAAATTAAACCTGTTCATAGTTGAGACAGATGTCTGTATAAGTGTGTCTGATAATGGCATAGGTATCAGTAACGAGGATAAAGAATTGGTCTTCAATAGGTTCTACCAAACATCGAACAATTCAAGAAAAACAGGAAGTGGCATTGGGTTACATATAGTTAGCGAATATATCAAACTTCATAAAGGCTCAATTGACATTACTGATAATAAGCCAAGTGGTTGTATTTTTACTTTGCGTTTCCCGCTAATTGAAACTACTGCTGTTAAGGTTACTTCCGAGGATGAATATGTAGAAGAGTATCAAGACCCTCAGCATGAAGAAATATACCCGCAAATGCCTGTTCTATTATTTGTAGATGACAATCAGGATTTATGTGAGTTTATTCATGATAATTTGATGAATGACTATTCGGTACTCATTGCTAACGATGGACAGGAAGCATTGGCGTTCCTGACGCAAAATGATGTAAATATTGTAGTAAGTGACATAATGATGCCGGTAATGGATGGGATTGAACTTTGTAGGCAAATCAAAACAAACATTGAATGGTCTCATATTCCGGTTATTTTGCTAACAGCAAAAACAGCCGATGAACATAAAATAGAAGGTCTCGAAATAGGTGCCGATGATTATGTTACCAAACCATTTAATCTGGATATATTGAAGTTGAGGATATTGAAATTTTTTGAATGGAGTTTGAAATCACACAAAACGTTTAATCAAAAGTTAGAAGTTAAACCAAGTGAGATTACTATTTCATCTTTAGACGAAAAACTAATTGAGAAAGCTATACAAACTGTTGAGACAAATATTGGTGATCCGGACTTTAGTGTAGAAGTGCTGTGCGAAGTATTAGGGTTAAGTCATAGTCATTTGTATAGAAAACTAATTGCAATAACAGGTAAGAGTCCATTGGAATTTATTAAGCTGGTGAGATTGAAAAGAGGGAAACAACTTCTGGAAAAAAGTCAGTTACAAATTTCACAAATAGCTTTTCAGGTTGGATTTAACTCGCCTAAGCGCTTTGCTAAGCAATTTAGGGAAGAATTTGGTATGTCGCCATCTGAATATGTCAGAACGCTGAAACAAGATGAAATAGAATAA